The following are from one region of the Paenibacillus sabinae T27 genome:
- a CDS encoding autorepressor SdpR family transcription factor, with the protein MNESFKALADPTRRQIIRLLRDKDRTAGEIAEFFNMSKPSISHHLNALKTAGLVQDERQGQFIRYTLNTTVLDEVLSWLLELTDGTRDKKGNTKKQEISKSADSDDDTPAHS; encoded by the coding sequence ATGAATGAATCCTTCAAAGCGCTGGCCGACCCTACCCGCCGGCAAATCATCCGTCTGCTGCGCGACAAAGACCGGACCGCAGGGGAAATCGCGGAATTTTTCAACATGTCCAAACCGAGCATTTCCCACCATCTGAACGCGCTTAAAACTGCGGGACTCGTGCAGGACGAGAGGCAGGGCCAGTTTATCCGCTATACGCTGAACACCACTGTTCTGGATGAGGTGCTGAGCTGGCTGCTGGAGCTGACAGACGGCACCCGGGACAAAAAAGGGAACACAAAAAAGCAGGAAATTTCAAAATCGGCGGACTCGGATGACGACACTCCCGCCCACTCTTAG
- a CDS encoding SdpI family protein: MENFKWKWQDTLAVAAGLITVGFALVNYNRLPAQLPAHIGASGEFDEFWKKSSVILLFGGLGVLLPVLMQITRSLDPKKERYTKFENAHAMIRLAVSLIFDSALAVSVLYGLGISLQGSRVAIIVLGAALLVIGNYLPQVKDNYFLGVKTPWTLASPEVWRRTHRLAGALWSVAGLVIIISTFLPEKWFTYTMIFALLIAVVIPCVYSWADYRRLKA, from the coding sequence ATGGAAAATTTCAAATGGAAATGGCAGGACACTTTGGCCGTTGCGGCGGGTCTGATTACAGTCGGCTTTGCTCTGGTCAATTATAACCGTCTGCCTGCACAGCTCCCGGCCCATATTGGTGCATCAGGAGAGTTCGATGAATTTTGGAAAAAGAGCTCGGTCATTCTGCTGTTTGGCGGTCTTGGAGTGCTGCTGCCGGTATTGATGCAGATTACGCGTTCCCTTGATCCAAAAAAAGAGCGTTACACCAAATTCGAGAATGCCCATGCGATGATCCGGCTGGCCGTGTCCCTGATCTTCGACTCCGCGCTTGCTGTTTCCGTATTATACGGGCTCGGCATCTCCCTGCAAGGCTCCAGAGTCGCCATTATCGTGCTCGGAGCGGCGCTGCTCGTCATCGGCAATTATTTGCCGCAGGTGAAGGACAACTACTTCCTCGGCGTGAAGACGCCCTGGACGCTGGCCAGTCCGGAAGTGTGGCGCAGGACCCACCGTCTCGCCGGTGCGCTCTGGTCTGTGGCAGGCCTCGTTATCATTATCAGCACATTTCTTCCGGAAAAATGGTTCACCTATACCATGATCTTCGCGCTGCTGATTGCCGTCGTGATCCCGTGTGTATACTCGTGGGCGGATTACCGTCGTCTAAAAGCATAG